Below is a window of Undibacterium sp. YM2 DNA.
GGTACAAACAGGTATTCTGGACCATGGCGATGGGCTCGCTGGCTTTCGTGATTGTAGAATTCGTCCCGGCAGCAACTCATTACAGCAACAAGAGCTGGCTGCTGGGCGTGGTATTTGCCACTTACCTGTTTGGCAATGGCATACGTGAATATGGCCGTACGGTGGGCTTCATACAGTCCGATATCATTTCTGTATTGCGGCAAGATATTTTATATGTAGGCCTGGTCGGCATAGGCCTGGCGTCCCTGTATTTCAGCAAGCATTTTGACCTGGTCACGGTATTTGTGCTGCTGGCTGCCTCATCTTTCCTGTGCACGCTGGCCAGCCGCCAGCACTTCCTCGCACATACCTCTACCGATGTTGAAGCCCATGCGGAAGAAGAAATTCGCCAGGCCATCAATGATCATCAGGAAACCATCTCAGGCCACGGACGCTGGGCAGTGTCTGGCGTCATCGTCGGCTGGCTGTCGAATTACAGTTATGTGTATCTGTCCGGTGCCTGGCTGGGGGTAGCGGCAATTGCCGACCTGAATGCCTCGCGCCTGATGCTGATGCCCATACCGCTGGCGGTGGCAGCCTGGTCGCGGGTAGCCAGGCCGGAAGCCAGCCGTCTGATGGCAGAAAAAGACTGGCATGGCCTAAAGCGCCTGACCCTGTTCTCCATCGCCGGGATAGAACTGGTGGTACTGGCCTATGTTGCCCTGCTCCTGACCTCACTGCCCTGGCTGGAAAACCATGTCATCAGCGCCAAGTACAGTGGGCTTGATCCTCTGGTCATGATGTGGGGCGCGTATTTCGC
It encodes the following:
- a CDS encoding lipopolysaccharide biosynthesis protein is translated as MSFYKKFLSSSILSVIDQGMLSALNFVIGILLMNLVAKDDYGLYGQLYAGGLLVGLIVDSWIAGPLTTVAPSVHGDTRKSLLRHYWYKQVFWTMAMGSLAFVIVEFVPAATHYSNKSWLLGVVFATYLFGNGIREYGRTVGFIQSDIISVLRQDILYVGLVGIGLASLYFSKHFDLVTVFVLLAASSFLCTLASRQHFLAHTSTDVEAHAEEEIRQAINDHQETISGHGRWAVSGVIVGWLSNYSYVYLSGAWLGVAAIADLNASRLMLMPIPLAVAAWSRVARPEASRLMAEKDWHGLKRLTLFSIAGIELVVLAYVALLLTSLPWLENHVISAKYSGLDPLVMMWGAYFAINAARWVGTSWLSSGGAYKQMFFLGSVTLSMVLLITAFSIPRMGAQGAILALIVVEIFELIVVWRFILPRLQKQA